CTGCCAGTGCTGGTCGGGGGTTACTTCGCGCTCAATCTGGCGCACCAGGCGCAGGATTTTGCGGCGCTGCTGCGTGGGGTCGGGGTCGTCGAGGGCTTCTTTAAGCTGATTTTTGATGGTCAGCAGGGCTTCGTTTTGCTGGACGATGCTCATCACGGAGGTAGCCAGCTCCGAGGTTTTGTGCAGCATGTCGGTTTCCAGCTGGGTCCGGCTTATTTCTACCAGGGCTTTTTCGTGGCGCAGGCGCTCCTCGCGCAGCTCGGCCTCCTTGGTGCGCAGCTCCTGCTGCTTTTCCAGGTGCAGCTTGTGGCGGAGGCGGTTGGTGCGCAGCCGGTAGAAAGCCACCGCGCCGCCCCCCACCAGCGCCACCGCCAGCACCCGAAACCACAGCGTCTGCCACCACGGGGGCGCCACCAGCACCGTCAGCGCCGTGCCTTGCTCGTTCCACACGCCATCGTTGTTGGCGGCCTTCACCCGGAAGGTGTACTGGCCGGGGTCGAGGTTGGTGTAGGTGGCTTCGCGCCGGGGGCCGGCGTAGCGCCACGCATCATCGAAGCCCTCCAGCCGGTAGGCGTACTGGTTTTTGTGGGGGTCGATAAAGTTGAGCGCCGCAAACTCCAGGGTCAGCACGGCATCTTTGTAGGACAGCCGCAGGGTATCGACCTCGCTGATGTGCTGGCGCAACGGGCCGGTAGGGCTGGGGTGCACGGGCTCATTGAAAAGGTGCAGGCCCGTCAGCACCACGGGCGGCACGGCGGGGTTGCTGGCCAGGGCCGCCGGGGCCACCACGTTGAACCCGTTGATGCCCCCGAAGTACAGGTCGCCGTTGTGGGCCGCCAGCACCGAGTTGATGGCAAACTCGTTGCTCTGCAAGCCGTCCTGCCGGTCGAAGTTCCTGAACGTGCGGCGGTCCACGTCGAACCGCGCAATGCCCCGGCTGGTGCTCACCCACAGGTAGCCGGCCTGGTCCTCCACCAGGCCGTTGATGACGTTGCTGGGCAGACCGTCCCGGATGGTAAACCGGCGAAACGTGCGGCCGTCGGGCGCCATCAGGTTCAGGCCCCCATCGGCCGTGCCCACCCAAAACCGCCCGCGGCGGTCCTTCAGCAGGGCCTGAATCCGGTTGCTGCTGAGCGAGTGGGGGTTACGCGGGTCGTGCTGCACCGCGCTGAACGTGCCGCTGCGCGGATGATACAGGTTGAGGCCCTGGTTTTCGGTGCCCAGCCACAGGCGGCCGGCGGCATCTTCGCGCATGGTCACCACGTTGTAGTCGCCCAGGGAGCCGGGGCCGCTGAAGGGCTTCAGGCGCCGAAACGTGCCGGTGGCGCGGTTCAGCAGGCACACGCCGGCGCCCAGCGTGCTCACCCACAGCTGCCCGCGCCGGTCTTCGTACACGTGCCACACCAGGTTGGTGGTCAGGCTGTTAGGCTGGTTGGGGTCAGAAACGTAGCGTACAAAGCGGCTGCGGGCCCGGTCGTAGCGGTTCAGGCCGCCCAGGTAGGTGCCAATCCACAGGGTGCCCTGCCGGTCTTCGTAGATGGTTTTCACCGCGTCGGCCGACAGGCTGTGCGGGTCGGCGGGGTTGTGGCGGAAGTGGCGAAACGTTTTTCGGCGCGGGTCGAACAGGTTTAGCCCGCCGCCGTCGGTGCCAATCCAGATGCTGCCGCGCCTGTCCTCGTGCAGGGCCAGCACCAGGCGGTGGCTTAGGCTGTTGGGCGTTTGGGGCTGGTGGGTGTAGTGGGCAAACCGGGCCTGGTACGGGCTGTAGAAATTGACGCCGCCCCCGAATGTGCCCACCCACAGCGTGCCGGCCCGGTCTTCATAGAGGCAATACACGGCGTTGCTGCTCAGGCCGTGGGTGGTTTCCTCACCTACCTGCACGTGCTCGAAATCGTCGGTGGCGGGGCGGTACACGTTGAGGCCGCCGCCGTCGGTGCCCACCCACAGCCTGCCCCGGCGCGTTTGCAGCACGGCCCGCACCTGCTGGTGGCTGAGGGAGTGCGCCTGCGCGGGCTGGGGCTGGTACCGCCGCACCGTGGAGCCCTGCACCCGCAGCAGCCCGTAGTCGAGGGTGCCCACCCAGTAGCGCCGCTGCTGGTCCTGCACCAGGGTGCGGGCCGTGGCCAGGCCGGGCGGCGGGCCGGGCAGCGGCACCTGCTCGAAACGCCCGGTGCGGAAGTTATACCGGTTCAGGGCGTCGGCGCCGGTCAGCACCAGCACTTCCCGCCGGTCGTTTTCGATGATGGCGCGCACCTGGTTGCTGTTGATGCTGCCGGGGTCCTGGGGCTGGTGGTAGAAGGCCCGGAACGAGTTGGTGGCCCGGTCCAGCAGGTTGAGGCCGTAGTCGGTGCCCACCCACAGGTTGCCACGGCGGTCCTCGAACACGCACTCCACCCGGCTGGCGCTGAGCCGGTAGGGCGGCTTGCTGGCCGGGGTGTAGCGCACAAAGGCGTCCTGGGCCCGGTCGTAGCGGTTCAGGCCGCCCAGGTGAGTGCCCACCCACAAGGTGCCGCGCCGGTCTTCGTAGAGGCAGGTAATGGTGTTGTCGCTGAGGGCGCGCGGGTTTTGGGGGTTGGCCACGTAGGGCGTGATGCGGTAGCCGTCGTACTTGTTCAGCCCCTGAAACGTGCCAAACCACATAAACCCCCGGCTATCCTGGCAGATGCTGGTCACCGAGCTGTTGGTCAGGCCCTCATCCACGCTCAGATGCCCAAACGTGTAGTTCTGGGCACAAGCAGGAGAGGCCAGCAAAACCAGGGCAAGAAACAGCGCAGGTAGATTCATACTCGACAACCTAGGGGAACGGCCAGCCACAAGCTGCAAGATTCCGGAAAAACTACCTCGCCCACGTTGGGGCTAGGGCTAGTTCTCTCCTCAGATGAGGAGGGGCTAGAGGTGGTTGATGGGTGTGTAGGTTCTAGCTGTAGTTGCCTCACCCCAACCCCTACGCCACTTGATGCGCGGAATGGGAGAGGGGCTCTAGCTCTAGCTTGTAGCGGTAGCCTTGTTCGGCCGCTTGGTCAACCACCCTTAGTCCACACCGCTTGATGCGCGGAATTTTTCAAGGAGGGGAACTAGCTTTAGCCCTAGTACCCAACTTAGGCTAGCTCGGGTTAGCTCGCCATTGGGAAAGAAAGCTGTCGGGTTGCAGGCCGGATGAGCAAACTGGAGTGACGAAGCTCTTTCAGCTACCAAAACCATTCAACAAAAAAGGCGACTCAACCGAGCCGCCTTTTTTTTAACCAATTTACATAGTCACCCGCGCCGTTATTTGGCAAACCGGCGGGTTACCTTCCGCCCGTCCTTGGTCACGATGAGCATCGTGTACAGGCCGGGC
This region of Hymenobacter sp. YIM 151500-1 genomic DNA includes:
- a CDS encoding two-component regulator propeller domain-containing protein; translated protein: MNLPALFLALVLLASPACAQNYTFGHLSVDEGLTNSSVTSICQDSRGFMWFGTFQGLNKYDGYRITPYVANPQNPRALSDNTITCLYEDRRGTLWVGTHLGGLNRYDRAQDAFVRYTPASKPPYRLSASRVECVFEDRRGNLWVGTDYGLNLLDRATNSFRAFYHQPQDPGSINSNQVRAIIENDRREVLVLTGADALNRYNFRTGRFEQVPLPGPPPGLATARTLVQDQQRRYWVGTLDYGLLRVQGSTVRRYQPQPAQAHSLSHQQVRAVLQTRRGRLWVGTDGGGLNVYRPATDDFEHVQVGEETTHGLSSNAVYCLYEDRAGTLWVGTFGGGVNFYSPYQARFAHYTHQPQTPNSLSHRLVLALHEDRRGSIWIGTDGGGLNLFDPRRKTFRHFRHNPADPHSLSADAVKTIYEDRQGTLWIGTYLGGLNRYDRARSRFVRYVSDPNQPNSLTTNLVWHVYEDRRGQLWVSTLGAGVCLLNRATGTFRRLKPFSGPGSLGDYNVVTMREDAAGRLWLGTENQGLNLYHPRSGTFSAVQHDPRNPHSLSSNRIQALLKDRRGRFWVGTADGGLNLMAPDGRTFRRFTIRDGLPSNVINGLVEDQAGYLWVSTSRGIARFDVDRRTFRNFDRQDGLQSNEFAINSVLAAHNGDLYFGGINGFNVVAPAALASNPAVPPVVLTGLHLFNEPVHPSPTGPLRQHISEVDTLRLSYKDAVLTLEFAALNFIDPHKNQYAYRLEGFDDAWRYAGPRREATYTNLDPGQYTFRVKAANNDGVWNEQGTALTVLVAPPWWQTLWFRVLAVALVGGGAVAFYRLRTNRLRHKLHLEKQQELRTKEAELREERLRHEKALVEISRTQLETDMLHKTSELATSVMSIVQQNEALLTIKNQLKEALDDPDPTQQRRKILRLVRQIEREVTPDQHWQHFEELFNQLHENFMQRLKETYPQLTSRDLKLCAYLRMNLNTKEIASLLGLSVRGIEDLRYRVRKKMGLSTSTNLTEFILQL